One segment of Campylobacter sp. CNRCH_2014_0184h DNA contains the following:
- a CDS encoding serine hydroxymethyltransferase — protein MLEKFDKEIFDLTQKELARQCDGLEMIASENFTIPEVMEVMGSILTNKYAEGYPGKRYYGGCEFVDEIETIAIERCKKLFNCNFANVQPNSGSQANQGVYMALLNPGDRILGMDLSHGGHLTHGSKVSSSGKVYESFFYGVELDGRINYDKVREIAKEIKPKLIVCGASAYPRVIDFAKFREIADEVGAYLFADIAHIAGLVVAGEHPSPFPYAHVISSTTHKTLRGPRGGIIMCNDEEIAKKINSAIFPGIQGGPLMHVIAAKAVGFKYNLSDEWKIYAKQIIKNTATLAQVLIDRKYDLVSGGTDNHLILLSFLNKEFSGKDADLALERAGITANKNTVPGETRSPFVTSGLRLGTAALTARGFKEEQISIVANYIADILDDIQNTKLQEEIKVKLKDLASNFIIYERALF, from the coding sequence ATGTTGGAAAAATTTGATAAAGAAATTTTTGATTTAACCCAAAAAGAGTTAGCAAGACAATGCGATGGTCTTGAAATGATAGCAAGTGAAAATTTTACCATACCAGAAGTTATGGAGGTAATGGGAAGTATTTTAACAAATAAATATGCAGAAGGCTATCCTGGTAAAAGATATTATGGTGGATGTGAATTTGTTGATGAGATTGAAACGATTGCTATAGAAAGATGTAAAAAACTTTTTAATTGTAATTTTGCCAATGTGCAACCTAATTCAGGCTCACAAGCAAATCAAGGTGTATATATGGCATTGTTAAATCCAGGTGATAGAATTTTGGGTATGGATTTAAGCCATGGAGGACACCTAACTCATGGTTCTAAAGTAAGTTCTTCTGGAAAGGTTTATGAAAGCTTTTTTTATGGAGTTGAGCTTGATGGAAGAATTAATTATGATAAAGTTAGAGAGATAGCAAAAGAGATTAAACCAAAACTTATTGTTTGTGGTGCTAGTGCTTATCCTAGAGTGATTGATTTTGCCAAATTTAGAGAAATAGCAGATGAGGTTGGCGCGTACTTGTTTGCTGATATTGCACATATTGCAGGCTTGGTTGTAGCGGGTGAGCATCCTAGTCCATTTCCTTATGCTCATGTTATAAGTTCTACTACACATAAAACTTTAAGGGGTCCAAGGGGTGGGATTATCATGTGTAATGATGAAGAAATTGCTAAAAAAATCAATTCTGCAATTTTTCCAGGCATTCAAGGTGGTCCATTAATGCATGTAATTGCTGCTAAGGCTGTTGGATTTAAATATAATTTAAGTGATGAGTGGAAAATTTATGCTAAGCAAATCATCAAAAATACTGCTACTTTGGCACAAGTTTTAATAGATAGAAAATATGATTTAGTCAGCGGTGGTACTGATAATCATTTGATTTTATTAAGCTTTTTAAATAAAGAATTTAGTGGTAAAGATGCAGATTTAGCGCTAGAAAGAGCAGGTATTACAGCTAATAAAAATACTGTTCCAGGTGAAACTAGAAGTCCTTTTGTAACGAGTGGTTTAAGACTTGGAACAGCAGCTTTAACAGCAAGAGGTTTTAAAGAAGAGCAAATTTCTATTGTTGCAAATTATATAGCTGATATTTTAGATGATATACAAAATACAAAATTACAAGAGGAAATTAAGGTTAAACTGAAGGATTTAGCAAGTAATTTTATTATTTATGAAAGGGCTTTATTTTGA
- a CDS encoding DUF1882 domain-containing protein has protein sequence MITTMDLALIKMVTSHYYIKRDTIVNKYEYKGRIFFDKFEKVNAPLTASVIQEHMEKKIIVAHSLINSFDKVENIVFDYNGFNAERFWHRAQLVLREEGFINFTAYRTRTNNHLHLYIHKGHTTFNEACSLGSKLSLLFSQKMPVEWKVFPSMDIPREFNILTLPYEVYQKERGASWSKHM, from the coding sequence TTGATTACAACAATGGATTTAGCTTTAATTAAAATGGTTACAAGCCATTATTATATAAAGCGTGATACTATAGTAAATAAATACGAATACAAGGGTAGAATTTTCTTTGATAAATTTGAAAAAGTTAATGCCCCATTAACCGCTAGTGTTATACAAGAGCATATGGAAAAAAAGATAATTGTGGCGCATTCTTTGATCAATAGTTTTGATAAGGTTGAAAATATTGTATTTGATTATAACGGTTTTAACGCGGAGCGTTTTTGGCATAGAGCGCAGCTTGTTTTAAGAGAAGAAGGTTTTATTAATTTTACTGCTTATAGAACAAGAACTAATAATCATTTACATTTGTATATTCATAAAGGACATACAACTTTTAACGAGGCTTGTTCTTTGGGCTCAAAACTATCTTTACTTTTTTCTCAAAAGATGCCAGTAGAGTGGAAGGTTTTTCCTAGTATGGATATACCTAGAGAATTTAATATATTAACCTTGCCTTATGAAGTTTATCAAAAAGAACGTGGCGCTTCTTGGTCTAAACATATGTAA
- a CDS encoding response regulator transcription factor: MINVLMIEDDPDFAEFLAEYLAQFNIKVTNYEDPYLGMSAGIKNYDCLILDLTLPGLDGLEVCREIREKYSIPIIISSARSDLSDKIVGLQIGADDYLPKPYDPKEMHARIMSLIRRSKRTNETPEKIINSAFKIDEKRHEISYNDEVLVLTPAEYEILSYMIRQHGFSVSREQLVYHCKSLKDKDSKSLDVIIGRLRTKIGDSSKAPKHIFSVRGIGYKLIG, from the coding sequence ATGATTAATGTTTTAATGATCGAAGATGATCCAGATTTTGCAGAGTTTTTGGCAGAATATTTGGCCCAGTTTAATATAAAAGTTACTAATTATGAAGATCCATATTTGGGAATGAGTGCTGGTATAAAAAACTATGATTGTTTAATTCTTGATTTAACTTTACCTGGACTTGATGGTCTTGAAGTTTGTCGTGAAATAAGAGAAAAATATAGTATTCCTATTATTATTTCTTCAGCTAGAAGTGATTTGAGTGATAAAATTGTAGGACTTCAAATAGGTGCAGATGATTATCTGCCAAAACCATATGATCCAAAAGAAATGCACGCAAGAATTATGAGTTTGATTCGTCGTTCTAAACGAACCAATGAAACTCCCGAGAAAATAATCAATTCGGCATTTAAAATTGATGAAAAAAGACATGAGATAAGTTATAATGATGAGGTTTTGGTTTTAACTCCTGCTGAGTATGAAATTTTAAGCTATATGATAAGACAACATGGTTTTTCGGTTAGCAGAGAACAACTTGTGTATCATTGCAAAAGCTTAAAAGATAAAGATTCTAAAAGCTTGGATGTTATTATTGGTAGACTTAGAACTAAAATTGGTGATAGTTCAAAAGCGCCAAAACATATTTTTTCAGTTAGAGGAATAGGATATAAATTAATAGGATGA
- a CDS encoding SPOR domain-containing protein has product MEENNKNEFDDIILQKSNKSEKLKKILLRSIILIIVFLVVMIVMKLINDPGEEKTLQMPSEPQEQAAYENNFNSLPITDSAKEEDEFEALARKLKEESSLNDTNTTIEEKQEVPSNSVLDQITTIEPKEEPAKVEEKQEEIKPIEKSIEKPTQKPSEKPKNNIVEKPKAPEQSNTNELFESIKAPNVQTQLPSGAYIQVFSLNSLDPKSKELNILKENGYDYKIYKTTVNGKELTKVLVGPYKESELKTELEKVRSKIAKGAFTFRVK; this is encoded by the coding sequence ATGGAAGAAAACAATAAAAACGAATTTGATGATATAATTTTGCAAAAAAGCAATAAAAGCGAAAAACTTAAAAAAATTTTACTTAGATCGATTATTTTAATCATTGTATTTTTAGTTGTTATGATAGTAATGAAGCTAATTAATGACCCAGGTGAAGAAAAAACATTACAAATGCCATCAGAACCACAAGAGCAAGCTGCTTATGAAAATAATTTTAATTCTTTGCCTATTACAGATAGTGCTAAAGAAGAGGATGAATTTGAAGCTTTAGCTAGAAAATTAAAAGAAGAGAGTTCTTTGAATGATACAAATACTACCATAGAAGAAAAGCAAGAAGTTCCAAGTAATAGTGTTTTAGATCAAATTACTACAATAGAGCCAAAAGAAGAGCCTGCTAAGGTGGAAGAAAAACAAGAAGAGATTAAACCTATAGAAAAATCTATAGAAAAACCAACTCAAAAACCTTCTGAAAAACCAAAAAATAATATAGTTGAAAAACCAAAAGCTCCAGAGCAAAGCAATACAAATGAATTATTTGAAAGTATCAAAGCACCAAATGTTCAAACACAACTTCCTTCAGGTGCTTATATTCAAGTTTTTTCTTTAAATAGTTTAGATCCTAAATCAAAAGAATTAAATATACTTAAAGAAAATGGATATGATTATAAAATTTATAAAACAACAGTAAATGGCAAAGAGCTAACGAAAGTTTTAGTTGGACCTTATAAAGAGAGTGAATTAAAGACCGAATTAGAAAAAGTACGTTCTAAAATTGCAAAAGGTGCTTTTACATTTAGAGTAAAATGA
- the dnaJ gene encoding molecular chaperone DnaJ, which produces MELNYYEILEISQTSDKETIKKAYRKMALKYHPDRNQGDKEAEEKFKLVNEAYEVLSNDEKRSIYDRYGKEGLKGQAGGFGGFGDVDLGDIFSSFFGDGFGFGSSTRKKEKGNKYPQDLKITTKISFKEAVFGCKKKIDFTYKSFCKSCKGSGSENGKLDTCPHCGGKGQVGVRQGFMTFVQSCDHCKGSGQIIKDKCKTCHGNGYEEIKDHIELDIPEGIDSGMSLRVQNKANELPNSSQRGDLYIKIIVEDDDKFIRHDDDIYTIVPVFFTQAALGKTIKVSTIRGEADLKLPVGAKDKQKFELANEGVKNIHNGKLGSHIVQIEIKFPKTLTDEQKNLLLQLEKSFGLADEEGFIEQESLFDKIKSWFSH; this is translated from the coding sequence GTGGAACTTAATTATTATGAAATACTAGAAATTTCCCAAACTTCAGATAAAGAAACCATAAAAAAAGCATACAGAAAGATGGCTTTAAAATATCATCCTGATAGAAATCAAGGAGACAAAGAAGCAGAAGAGAAATTTAAGCTTGTAAATGAAGCTTATGAGGTGCTTAGCAATGATGAAAAAAGAAGTATATATGATAGATACGGAAAAGAAGGGCTTAAAGGTCAAGCCGGTGGTTTTGGTGGTTTTGGAGATGTTGATTTAGGGGATATATTCTCGAGCTTTTTTGGAGATGGATTTGGTTTTGGCAGCTCAACACGTAAAAAAGAAAAAGGAAATAAATATCCTCAAGATTTAAAAATAACGACAAAAATTAGCTTTAAAGAAGCTGTTTTTGGCTGTAAAAAAAAGATCGATTTTACCTATAAAAGTTTTTGTAAATCATGTAAAGGAAGTGGTTCAGAAAATGGAAAATTAGATACTTGTCCTCATTGCGGAGGAAAAGGGCAAGTTGGTGTTAGACAAGGCTTTATGACCTTTGTGCAAAGCTGTGATCATTGTAAAGGCAGTGGTCAGATTATAAAAGATAAATGTAAAACATGTCATGGTAATGGCTATGAAGAAATAAAAGATCATATAGAACTTGATATACCAGAAGGTATAGACAGCGGTATGAGTCTTAGAGTACAAAATAAAGCAAATGAGCTTCCAAATTCTTCTCAAAGAGGTGATTTATATATCAAAATCATCGTAGAAGATGATGATAAATTTATCAGACATGATGATGATATCTATACCATAGTACCTGTATTTTTTACCCAAGCTGCTCTTGGAAAAACTATTAAAGTATCCACTATAAGAGGAGAGGCTGATCTTAAACTTCCAGTCGGTGCAAAAGATAAACAAAAATTCGAATTAGCCAACGAAGGTGTTAAAAATATTCACAATGGAAAATTAGGCTCACATATTGTACAAATTGAAATAAAATTTCCAAAAACGCTTACTGATGAACAAAAAAATCTACTATTGCAGCTTGAGAAAAGTTTTGGCTTAGCAGATGAAGAAGGCTTTATAGAACAAGAAAGTTTGTTTGATAAAATCAAATCTTGGTTTAGCCACTAA
- a CDS encoding shikimate dehydrogenase produces the protein MKTFAVIGDPIMHSKSPRMHNNALQTLKEDAVYTRYHLKDKAKLKEIIQKLDGANITIPFKEAACKIADFKDESVIHIGSANTLLNKDNKIYAYNTDYLGFLKAIEDFSFIKNALILGAGGTAKALAYALKSMYIEVTVANRSSARFENLASYPCFLYNQLDLSKKFDLIINTTSVGLNDEKLPCQEEILKSIFQHAKYAFDVIYGKNTPFLKLARENDLKIKDGTQMLLWQGVFALELFLECQKTEEIFKAMEMALKLP, from the coding sequence ATGAAAACTTTTGCAGTTATAGGTGACCCTATTATGCATTCTAAATCTCCAAGAATGCATAATAATGCCTTGCAAACACTCAAAGAAGACGCAGTTTATACAAGATATCATCTAAAAGATAAAGCAAAACTAAAAGAGATTATTCAAAAGTTAGATGGTGCTAATATCACCATACCTTTTAAAGAAGCAGCTTGTAAAATAGCTGATTTTAAAGATGAAAGTGTTATACATATAGGCTCTGCTAATACTTTATTAAATAAAGATAATAAAATTTATGCTTATAATACAGATTATTTGGGATTTTTAAAAGCAATTGAGGATTTTTCTTTTATCAAAAATGCTTTGATTTTGGGTGCTGGGGGTACAGCTAAAGCTTTAGCATATGCTTTAAAATCTATGTATATTGAAGTTACAGTAGCAAATCGTTCTAGTGCTAGATTTGAAAATTTAGCTAGCTATCCATGTTTTTTATATAATCAACTTGATTTAAGTAAAAAATTTGATTTGATTATCAATACAACTAGTGTAGGTTTAAATGATGAAAAATTACCTTGCCAAGAAGAGATTTTAAAAAGTATTTTTCAACATGCCAAATATGCTTTTGATGTGATATATGGTAAAAATACACCTTTTTTAAAATTAGCAAGAGAAAATGACTTAAAAATAAAAGATGGTACACAAATGCTTTTATGGCAAGGTGTTTTTGCTCTTGAGTTATTTTTAGAATGTCAAAAAACAGAAGAAATTTTTAAAGCCATGGAAATGGCTTTAAAACTTCCTTAG
- a CDS encoding ArsS family sensor histidine kinase has protein sequence MKVTINLKITVLFATAFLFVCALFVLLGKVQIDSYLTNEQGRQKEIVEKIIYNLERKEDFSIHEYLLSKSFKLVENDRSAKHIIAKGEKVFRINSLYGSFSSIIYHNQIFFYVERLNAKHLYELNASTRLEYLFLLSFFFSLILIIFLYFSVLRSLMPLKILKKKIKNISAGKIEPLSEYSQINDEISEISFEFDHAINKIQELVKSRQFFLRMIMHELKTPIGKGRIVCEMLDNQKQKDRLVAIFERLELLIDEFGKIEKVLSRNCQLNLQTYHLSLILEQAEDYLMRDDFYQKVKISYKEDTMIIADLELFSLMLKNLIDNAIKYSDDKACEIICSGDYIIVRNKGMQLKKTFDYYLKPFVREQNTQVEGMGLGLYIINNICNLHGYNLTYSYEDGYHTFKIVFSRLK, from the coding sequence ATGAAAGTAACTATTAATCTTAAAATCACCGTTCTTTTTGCAACAGCTTTTTTATTTGTTTGTGCCTTGTTTGTGCTTTTAGGAAAGGTTCAGATTGATTCTTATTTAACCAACGAACAAGGAAGACAAAAAGAAATTGTAGAAAAAATAATATATAATCTAGAAAGAAAAGAAGATTTTTCAATACATGAGTATCTTCTTTCTAAATCTTTTAAATTAGTTGAAAATGATCGCAGCGCAAAACATATCATTGCAAAAGGTGAAAAGGTATTTAGGATTAATTCTTTGTATGGAAGTTTTTCTTCTATTATTTATCATAATCAAATTTTTTTCTATGTAGAAAGATTGAATGCAAAACATCTTTATGAATTAAATGCTTCTACGCGTTTAGAATATTTATTTTTATTAAGTTTCTTTTTTAGTTTGATTTTGATTATATTTTTATATTTTTCAGTATTAAGATCTTTAATGCCTTTAAAAATTCTAAAAAAGAAAATTAAAAATATTAGTGCAGGTAAAATTGAACCTTTATCTGAATACTCTCAGATTAATGATGAAATTTCAGAAATATCTTTTGAATTTGATCATGCTATCAATAAAATTCAAGAGCTTGTAAAATCAAGACAGTTTTTTTTAAGAATGATTATGCATGAGCTTAAAACACCTATTGGCAAAGGTAGAATAGTTTGTGAAATGTTAGATAATCAAAAGCAAAAAGATCGTCTAGTAGCGATTTTTGAAAGACTGGAATTGTTGATTGATGAATTTGGGAAAATCGAAAAAGTCTTATCAAGAAATTGTCAACTTAATTTGCAAACCTATCATTTGAGTTTGATTTTAGAGCAGGCTGAAGATTATTTAATGAGGGATGATTTTTATCAAAAAGTAAAAATATCCTATAAAGAAGATACTATGATAATTGCTGATCTAGAACTCTTTTCTTTAATGCTTAAAAATTTAATTGATAATGCTATTAAGTATTCAGATGATAAAGCGTGTGAGATTATATGCTCTGGGGATTATATAATTGTTAGAAATAAAGGGATGCAGCTTAAAAAAACTTTTGATTATTATTTAAAACCTTTTGTGAGAGAACAAAATACCCAAGTAGAGGGAATGGGACTAGGGCTTTATATTATTAATAATATTTGCAATCTTCACGGTTATAATTTAACCTACAGCTATGAAGATGGCTATCATACTTTTAAAATTGTTTTTTCAAGGTTAAAATAA
- the uvrC gene encoding excinuclease ABC subunit UvrC → MLENELKTLPNLPGVYQYFDIQGKLLYVGKAKNLKNRVRSYFNFTPNLCPNPNNSLRIQKMISQTHHLEFITTKSEADALILENSFIKQLHPKYNILLRDDKTYPYIYIDLNEDFPRFEITRKIIKKNKIKYFGPFFKGAKELLNALYLSFELRQKKSCKELCLFYQIKRCKGPCEQKISKQEYEKIIQKATQALLNPLSLTKNLENKMFEYAKNENYEEAATIRDQIKTIEDLSVKIQIDLAKLEDFDVFAIHNEANILSMVRFVINNGRIISSNHKVLTLNHQDEFDLNAIYKQYILENYTQDSPVNSTRIYTHEEFEDMNLLQNLLSERFSKKFHLKTPKLGEKKALCELALENAKINIQKHLKSDNYLFLKELKDFFNLQNYPNYIEIFDNSHMQGEANVGALVAYKDGQFDKSSYRHYHLSYKNDYDQMLQTLSKRALSFDKNPPPDLWLIDGGDALLKLANDIIKSSGANVDILAISKEKIDAKAYRAKGSAKDKIYTQEGKIQLSTDDKKLQFLQKLRDEAHRFAISFHQKTKRKQDLQSSRLIQLGISQGYIKKFLDYYGSFDEISKASFDELKSLSNAKIAKLIKENL, encoded by the coding sequence ATGCTTGAAAATGAACTCAAAACCTTACCAAATTTACCTGGTGTATATCAATACTTTGATATTCAAGGTAAGCTTTTATATGTAGGTAAAGCCAAGAATTTAAAAAACCGTGTTAGAAGTTATTTTAACTTCACTCCAAATCTTTGCCCAAATCCTAATAATAGCTTAAGAATTCAAAAAATGATTAGCCAAACACATCATCTAGAATTTATCACCACAAAAAGCGAGGCTGATGCTTTAATATTAGAAAATTCTTTCATAAAGCAACTTCATCCAAAATACAATATACTATTAAGAGATGATAAAACCTACCCTTATATTTACATAGATTTAAACGAAGATTTTCCTAGATTTGAAATTACAAGAAAAATCATCAAAAAAAACAAAATAAAATATTTTGGTCCGTTTTTTAAAGGAGCAAAAGAGCTTTTAAATGCTTTGTATTTATCATTTGAACTAAGACAAAAAAAATCTTGTAAGGAGCTTTGCCTTTTTTATCAAATCAAGCGTTGCAAAGGTCCATGTGAGCAAAAAATTTCTAAACAAGAATATGAAAAAATTATCCAAAAGGCAACTCAAGCTCTTTTAAACCCCTTATCTTTGACAAAAAATTTAGAAAATAAAATGTTTGAATATGCAAAAAATGAAAACTATGAAGAAGCAGCTACTATAAGAGATCAAATCAAAACAATAGAAGATTTAAGTGTAAAAATACAAATAGACCTTGCAAAATTAGAAGATTTTGATGTTTTTGCCATACACAATGAAGCAAATATACTCTCTATGGTGCGTTTTGTTATAAACAATGGCAGGATAATCAGCTCAAACCATAAAGTACTAACTCTAAATCATCAAGATGAATTTGACCTAAATGCAATATATAAACAATACATATTAGAAAATTATACCCAAGATAGTCCAGTAAATTCAACCCGAATCTATACGCATGAAGAATTTGAAGACATGAACCTTTTGCAAAATTTACTTAGTGAAAGGTTTTCTAAAAAATTTCATCTTAAAACTCCAAAACTTGGCGAAAAAAAAGCCTTATGTGAACTTGCACTAGAAAATGCAAAAATAAACATACAAAAGCACTTAAAAAGCGATAATTATTTATTTTTAAAAGAATTAAAAGATTTTTTTAACCTACAAAATTATCCTAATTATATAGAAATTTTTGATAATTCTCATATGCAAGGTGAAGCGAATGTCGGTGCTTTGGTGGCTTATAAAGATGGACAATTTGACAAAAGTTCTTATAGACACTACCATTTATCCTATAAAAATGATTATGATCAAATGCTTCAAACTCTTAGCAAAAGAGCTTTGTCATTTGATAAAAACCCCCCACCTGATTTATGGTTAATTGATGGAGGAGATGCTTTATTAAAGCTAGCCAATGATATCATAAAAAGCTCTGGGGCAAATGTAGATATTTTAGCAATTTCCAAAGAGAAAATAGATGCGAAAGCTTACAGGGCAAAAGGAAGTGCGAAAGATAAAATTTATACTCAAGAAGGCAAAATTCAACTTTCTACTGATGATAAAAAATTACAATTTTTGCAAAAATTACGCGATGAGGCACATCGCTTTGCAATTAGTTTTCATCAAAAAACAAAAAGAAAGCAAGATTTGCAAAGTTCTAGATTAATACAACTTGGAATTTCTCAAGGATATATTAAAAAATTTTTAGATTATTATGGTAGTTTTGATGAGATTAGCAAAGCTAGTTTTGATGAATTAAAATCACTTTCCAATGCAAAAATAGCTAAATTAATCAAGGAAAATTTATGA
- the recR gene encoding recombination mediator RecR has translation MKGLEKFNELVSAFSALPTIGKKSALRLAYHVCIKDPLLGSKLAYHIEESIRMIKKCTQCGALSENELCEVCSNIERNHSIICIVQDSKDVLVLEDSGSYDGLYFVLDDTSEENIIKLRSMIEHNKTTEVFFAFTQGLNSDAIVFFIEEKLKDLNLSFSQIAQGIPSGVSLENVDFISLHKAINHRTKLD, from the coding sequence TTGAAAGGTTTGGAAAAATTTAACGAGCTAGTATCTGCCTTTTCCGCTTTGCCTACTATAGGGAAAAAGTCTGCTTTAAGGCTTGCATATCATGTTTGCATAAAAGATCCCTTATTAGGTTCTAAGCTTGCTTATCATATTGAAGAATCAATTAGAATGATAAAAAAATGCACACAATGTGGTGCTTTAAGTGAAAATGAATTATGCGAAGTTTGTTCTAATATAGAAAGAAATCATAGTATTATTTGTATAGTTCAAGATTCTAAAGATGTTTTGGTTTTAGAAGATAGTGGAAGTTATGATGGGCTTTATTTTGTACTTGATGATACAAGTGAAGAAAATATTATAAAATTAAGAAGCATGATTGAGCATAATAAAACCACAGAAGTATTTTTTGCTTTCACACAAGGTTTAAATTCTGATGCCATTGTTTTTTTCATAGAAGAAAAATTAAAAGATTTAAATTTGAGTTTTTCTCAAATAGCTCAAGGTATTCCAAGTGGTGTTAGCTTGGAAAATGTTGATTTTATATCTTTGCATAAAGCTATAAATCACAGAACTAAGCTTGATTGA
- the lysS gene encoding lysine--tRNA ligase, which produces MFDNILEQQKIQKAQELKELGINPYPHFLKKEMSISEYKAKFIYIKDIENQRDENAHGVLAGRLKLLRIAGKSVFANIEDEQDNLQIYFNQNILGEEYFAILKKYLEVGDIVLVKGFPFMTKTGEFSLHVEQIQIATKAIVPLPEKYHGLTDIEQRYRKRYLDMIMNSEVRKDFILRSKIVSYIRSFFDNKGFLEVETPMMHPIAGGANAKPFVTYHNALGVERFLRIAPELYLKRLIVGGFEAVYEINRCFRNEGMDLTHNPEFTTIEFYWAYHNYHDLMDLTEELFAMLLDKLKLDKKLEFDEKIIDFSKPFERITYKDALKKYGGLDDELINNKELILEKLKKDGFEANEKLELGHLQAELFDNYVEDKLIDPTFVIDFPISISPLSRRSDKDVDIAERFELFIAGREIANGFNELNDPLDQYERFLKQIEAKNAGDEEACEMDEDFVNALGYAMAPTAGQGIGIDRLVMLLINKKSIRDVVLFPAMRPLKNEIKGE; this is translated from the coding sequence ATGTTTGATAATATTTTAGAGCAACAAAAAATTCAAAAAGCGCAAGAGTTAAAAGAACTAGGAATCAACCCTTATCCACACTTTTTAAAAAAAGAAATGAGTATAAGTGAATATAAGGCTAAATTCATCTATATTAAAGATATAGAAAATCAGCGTGATGAAAATGCTCATGGAGTATTAGCAGGAAGATTAAAGCTTCTTAGGATAGCTGGTAAATCAGTATTTGCTAATATAGAAGATGAACAAGATAATTTACAAATTTATTTCAATCAAAACATTTTAGGGGAAGAATACTTTGCTATTTTAAAAAAATATCTTGAAGTAGGGGATATTGTTTTGGTTAAAGGTTTTCCTTTTATGACAAAAACAGGAGAATTTAGTCTTCATGTAGAACAAATTCAAATAGCTACAAAAGCTATAGTGCCTTTACCGGAAAAATATCATGGGCTGACAGATATTGAGCAAAGATATAGAAAAAGATATCTTGATATGATTATGAATAGTGAGGTGAGAAAAGATTTTATTTTGCGTTCTAAAATCGTTTCTTATATTAGATCTTTTTTTGACAACAAAGGATTTTTGGAAGTTGAAACACCAATGATGCATCCTATTGCAGGGGGAGCAAATGCAAAGCCTTTTGTAACTTATCACAATGCTTTGGGTGTGGAAAGATTTTTAAGAATTGCTCCAGAGTTATATCTAAAACGTTTGATTGTAGGTGGTTTTGAGGCGGTTTATGAGATTAATAGATGTTTTAGAAATGAAGGGATGGATTTAACGCATAATCCTGAATTTACTACAATCGAGTTTTATTGGGCTTATCATAATTATCATGATTTAATGGATTTAACAGAAGAGCTTTTTGCTATGCTTTTAGATAAATTAAAATTAGATAAAAAACTTGAATTTGATGAAAAAATAATTGATTTTTCTAAGCCATTTGAAAGAATTACTTATAAAGACGCATTAAAAAAATATGGCGGTTTGGATGATGAGCTTATTAATAATAAAGAATTAATCTTAGAAAAGCTAAAAAAAGATGGATTTGAAGCCAATGAAAAATTGGAATTAGGTCATTTACAAGCTGAACTTTTTGATAATTATGTTGAAGATAAATTGATTGATCCTACTTTTGTGATAGATTTTCCTATTTCTATAAGTCCTTTATCTAGAAGAAGTGATAAAGATGTAGATATTGCTGAAAGATTTGAGTTGTTTATCGCAGGTAGAGAAATTGCTAATGGATTTAATGAGCTTAATGATCCTCTAGATCAATATGAGAGATTTTTAAAGCAAATTGAAGCAAAAAATGCAGGTGATGAAGAAGCATGCGAAATGGATGAGGATTTTGTTAATGCATTAGGTTATGCTATGGCACCAACTGCAGGACAAGGTATAGGAATAGATAGATTGGTTATGCTTTTAATTAATAAAAAATCAATTCGTGATGTAGTGCTTTTCCCAGCCATGAGACCACTTAAAAATGAGATAAAAGGAGAGTAA